A window of Sphingobacterium kitahiroshimense genomic DNA:
ACGATGCGGTCTAGTTTTGACTCCTCTTGATGAATGACTGCTTCATAATTAGGTGCCGGTTCTGCATTTGGTCTTGAAAAACTTAATTTAAACTTCTCGAATGCTTGCTTAAATCTGTTCGGTGAAATTGGTTTCATCAGATAGTCAATCGCATTTTTTTCAAAAGCTTTGAGTGCATAGTCATCAAATGCTGTTGTAAAGATTACTGCGGGTGGGTTTTCGACTAATTCCAACATTTCGAAGCCTGTTAATTTAGGCATTTGAACATCTAGAAAGAGTAGGTCTGGTTGGTGTTGCTGTATTGCTTTTACTCCTTCAAATCCATCTCCACACTCTGCAACAATAGAAACTAACGGATCTTTGCTCAGGTACTCTACTAAGATAGAACGCGCTAGAGGTTCATCATCTATAAGGATAACTTTAATCATATTGCGGGATTTTGATACTGCTTGTAAATATATTTTGTTCGGTTTGTGTCGTTAGTAGGTCATTTCTTCCAAAAAGAAGAAATAAGCGCCTTTGGATACTGGTAAGCCCAAAGCCTGTTCCTTTAGATTGCACGGATTCACCTGGCTCAAAGGGATTTTCTATCGAAACATGTAATGTTTTATTATCTAAGAAACATTTAATGCTGATGGTTACATTTTCTGTTACATTGTATAGGCCATGTTTAATAGCGTTTTCAACTAGCGGTTGCAAAATCATCGCCGGTATTTTGGTCGATAAAACATCTTGGTCATGATCAATGTGGATATTAAGCCGGTGACCGAATCTTACTTTTTCAATATCTAAGTATAGTTCGAGATGGTTTAATTCCTCTTGAAGTACGATCAACTGGTTATTTTCCTTTCGGAGTGTACCCCTTAAAAAATCGGACAATTGAAAGGTCATATTGCGGGCCTGATCTGGCTTACTACCTATTAAAGCAATAATGGAATTGAGACTGTTAAAGAGGAAATGAGGCTGTAATTGCTGTCTTAGGTTGTACAGTTCTGCTTCACGCAGTTGATTCTCCGAATCTTGCTTTCTTTTGATGTTAGAAATATATTCTTCCTGTATATTCCATACAATAATGAAAATAGCTACTGATGTTAAGATTAAAAAATTAACAATATAGCGATAAGGAATAATGAGGTCATAGATTTTTAAATGCTCCTTCGGAAGATAATATTGAACGACCAGTCGGCTTCCAAGAATGCTTATGCCGCTCATAATGAAGCCTATAATAAGCACCTTCCAGATTTGGTTAGGTTTAGGTATATAGTAATTGAGCGTGGTGGAAATTGCATAGCAACAGAGCATCATCATTAAACTGTTGATGATGGAGTCCTTTATTGTTATTTCGCTTGGAAACCCGGACCTATACATTAAAGCATATTGCATGACAAAGTAGCCAAGCAATATGCTTAAACAAATGATTAAAATCAGTTTATTTTTATTCTGCAATAAAAGTTTATCCTTCATGTCTAGGCATTTCTAATGGTTAAATTTCCAAAAAGACAAGTACCTGTGATATATAATTTTTTAGCTGGATCTCTTGTTAGACCTACATTGAAACGTCGGTCATCAACATCACCGAACACGGATGAAACATTAGAATAAACGGTCCAATTCGCAGGAACAATAATTTTAGCACTTCCGAACATTTGGAAAGCATCAATTACGGCTATGTCGGTTATATCCGCCTGTGTCAGATCAATGGATACGCTACCGAACATACAAGCTATGTTACCACCTCTAAAATTTTTAGATAGAATAAATTTTTTGAGGCTTGCAAAGATGGAATTGACATTTAAAACATCTTCAAAGCTATTTTCTGTCTGTGCATAATATGGAGTGGCAAAGGCCTGCTCATTAGGCAGACCTTGATTGCTATTTGTATTGCTGTTGGCGTTTCCGCTTGTCTCGTCATTTTCAGCTACTGTTTGTTGATCATTTTCAGTTGCCGGATCGATAACACGCTTATCCCAGTCAAAGTCTACGGGAGGCTTTGGAGGACCACTCGGGTTGATAGGCATGGGAGGCATAGGAGGTAAACCTTTTTTTCTTCCCATGATAAAATATGCTCCTAATCCAATAATCAAGATCGGGAATATAATTCCTCCAAAATCGGTGTGCATGATTCTTCTAGCTAGAAATGCTAGACCAACCGCAATTAAGATGATAGAAGATTTTTTTTGAAAATTAGAATTGACACCTATTACAAGACCGATAATAATCAAAATCATATACCAGCCAAATATCCATGAAGGGAAGAAGAAGTCTAAATCTAAATTTTTTAATAGTAATAGAATACCGATGAGTATGATGATACCACCTATGATATTTTTACTGTTGTTGCTTTTTGGTACGAATGGCTCTTTTTCCATGACTTTTAAAATTTATACTTCAAAGGTATAGTTGTTATATAACCCGAAGTAATTGAAATAGGTAATCGATCAATAATATTCGGTAAATGTAATAAAATCCTCGGTGAAAAAATATCGTTGAGGAGCGATAGGTGACATTTATCGGCTAAATATAAAAATCAAGTTCGTTAAAAGAGCTTATCATAGATTCAAAATTTATTTTTTTTGAATAATATTTGGAAGTTACATGCTAAATATTATATATTTATCAAAGATTAAGATAACTTAAACTTAAATAATAACCAATGGGAGATTTTGAAAACAAAGAGCGAGAAGAGGTTTTTTCAAAAAAAGTGAGAGCGGGTAAGCGTACCTATTTTTTTGATGTAAAGGCTACACGGTCTAACGATTACTACATTACCATCACTGAAAGCAAGAAACGTTTTGAAGACGGCCAGTTTATTAAACACAAAATATTCTTGTATAAAGAAGACTTTGAGAAATTTGCAGAGGGTTTGACAGATGTTGTTGAATACATTAAATCGAATCAGGAAGTTCTTGAAAAACGCTACGAGCCTAATTTTGATGATCCAGCATATGTAAGTGAATCATCTAAAGATGATTTTTCTTTCTAAGATTTTATAAATTATTTAAAGGCTGTAATAATCTTACAGCCTTTTTTATTTTTTACTTAATATGAAGACCGTAGCGATAATGCAGAAAGTTCCTATCCAATCCTACAATGAAAAGGGAACATGAAGCTAAGATACGGCCAAAAATGTGGCAGAAAGAGGCTCAGCTGATGCTAACAGACTCGCTTTCTGTCCACCGATTAATTTTACGGAAGTCAGATAGAAGTAAAATGGAAAAACAGTTCCGAAAAGAATAATGAGTGCCGTAAATAAATAAGTTTTAGTATCCCAAACGCCCTGAATATCCCAAGGTGCTTTCATGAAACTGAAGGCAATACCACCACAAAGGAGAGACCAGCCAATCACTACAGAGGATTTGTGTTTTGATAGTAATGTTATCGGCATTAAAGTGTAGATCGCTAGTGCGACCGCAGAGGCTAAGCCAAAAAACAGCGCGGTATTGAATATGGCGAGGGTATTGATGTTACCATTTGTGACTAATAGAAAAGTTCCAATTATTGCCAGAATAATAGCAAATAATTCTAAAAGGCTGGGTAATCTTTTATGCTTAAACGCTAAATAGATGGCGATTATGATTGGACCAGCATATTGTAGCACAGTAGCGGTAGCGGCATTCGAATGCTTAATGGCCGCAAAATAAGTATATTGTACAGCCAGCATACCAAAAATGCTAAAGGCAAGTAGTTGTAAACGGTCATTTTTAGTTTTCCAAATTTTAAATATAGGCGCTCTTTCGCTAGTTTTTGCAAAGCTTAGTAAGCAGATGCCAGATAGTAACATACGAACTGTAATCAACCATTCAACATTTATTTCCCTTTTTTGAAATAGAAATTGTGCTAATGTCCCAGATACTCCCCATAGGATAGCCGCTGCAATTGCTAAAGAAAAGCCTTTATAAATCGTACTTTTTTTGTGGGCATAAAGGTAAATAGAAGTGAGCTATAAAATTAGAATAAATATAGATGT
This region includes:
- a CDS encoding DUF3276 family protein, coding for MGDFENKEREEVFSKKVRAGKRTYFFDVKATRSNDYYITITESKKRFEDGQFIKHKIFLYKEDFEKFAEGLTDVVEYIKSNQEVLEKRYEPNFDDPAYVSESSKDDFSF
- a CDS encoding LiaF transmembrane domain-containing protein, translating into MEKEPFVPKSNNSKNIIGGIIILIGILLLLKNLDLDFFFPSWIFGWYMILIIIGLVIGVNSNFQKKSSIILIAVGLAFLARRIMHTDFGGIIFPILIIGLGAYFIMGRKKGLPPMPPMPINPSGPPKPPVDFDWDKRVIDPATENDQQTVAENDETSGNANSNTNSNQGLPNEQAFATPYYAQTENSFEDVLNVNSIFASLKKFILSKNFRGGNIACMFGSVSIDLTQADITDIAVIDAFQMFGSAKIIVPANWTVYSNVSSVFGDVDDRRFNVGLTRDPAKKLYITGTCLFGNLTIRNA
- a CDS encoding DMT family transporter, whose translation is MYLYAHKKSTIYKGFSLAIAAAILWGVSGTLAQFLFQKREINVEWLITVRMLLSGICLLSFAKTSERAPIFKIWKTKNDRLQLLAFSIFGMLAVQYTYFAAIKHSNAATATVLQYAGPIIIAIYLAFKHKRLPSLLELFAIILAIIGTFLLVTNGNINTLAIFNTALFFGLASAVALAIYTLMPITLLSKHKSSVVIGWSLLCGGIAFSFMKAPWDIQGVWDTKTYLFTALIILFGTVFPFYFYLTSVKLIGGQKASLLASAEPLSATFLAVS
- a CDS encoding LytR/AlgR family response regulator transcription factor; this encodes MIKVILIDDEPLARSILVEYLSKDPLVSIVAECGDGFEGVKAIQQHQPDLLFLDVQMPKLTGFEMLELVENPPAVIFTTAFDDYALKAFEKNAIDYLMKPISPNRFKQAFEKFKLSFSRPNAEPAPNYEAVIHQEESKLDRIVVKTGTQIKIIPVPQIKYLEAYDDYVKIHTADGLYLKNKTMAFFEKHLDEQTFVRIHRSYIIKIDQLARIEPWEKDSFVAILITGEKLNISKSGYARLKQMIGI
- a CDS encoding sensor histidine kinase; protein product: MKDKLLLQNKNKLILIICLSILLGYFVMQYALMYRSGFPSEITIKDSIINSLMMMLCCYAISTTLNYYIPKPNQIWKVLIIGFIMSGISILGSRLVVQYYLPKEHLKIYDLIIPYRYIVNFLILTSVAIFIIVWNIQEEYISNIKRKQDSENQLREAELYNLRQQLQPHFLFNSLNSIIALIGSKPDQARNMTFQLSDFLRGTLRKENNQLIVLQEELNHLELYLDIEKVRFGHRLNIHIDHDQDVLSTKIPAMILQPLVENAIKHGLYNVTENVTISIKCFLDNKTLHVSIENPFEPGESVQSKGTGFGLTSIQRRLFLLFGRNDLLTTQTEQNIFTSSIKIPQYD